The bacterium genome includes the window CTCACTGGGTGTGCCAATCTTTCTGGCTAACCACTGCTTGATGTAAATTCTGGCTTGTCTGGTGGTGGGTTTCGGCTGTAACTGTTGCTTCCTTCTGATATATAGTTTTGCTAGGTCGTTCCAAATTAATTCCTTATCTTCTGGATTATTTTCAAAATGTGTCTTGAGCCATGTTGCTGTCCTGTTCAACTTTTCTAAACTCCTGGCTTGGAGCATCTCCTTTTCAGCCTTGTTGAAGGTTGTCAGTGTACACATGTTATTCCCCTCCTACCATCATTTTGATAACTCCCACTCTCTTCAGTTCCAAGATAAACTCTCTTGCATCCCCATATCGTATTTGTTCACCATTCCAAATTTCACACCGTCTTGCTACACTCTCCATATACTCCTGCTTGCTCTGGGGAAGCCACATATCCAACTTCATGGCTCTCACCAGGTCTTCATAGTTCTCAGCTTCAAACCTTGCACCGTCTTCACAGATTATCTTAATCATCCTTTACACCCTCCTTTGTCCAAAGTATCAGCTTACCCTTGCTGATGTAATTCTCAGGTTTGCCGTCATAGTTCAAAGTTCTGTCTGCTCTGTATGCTCTCAGGTCTTCTCCCAATTCTGCAAACTCTTTTGCTGCTTCATAGTCATAGTCAAAGTACCTTATCTCACGCTTACTGCTCATAGCCTTCACTGTACCTAACATACTCTCCCATATCGCTGGTCTATGCTTCTTGGTTGGTTTCATCTTCCTACATTCAATCCCTAAGTAACTTGCCATTCTCATTACCTCCTTGTTTTGCCTGCCTTCATCAGTGGTGGGAGGCTATCCCCACCAGACTTCCCCACCACCTGGGGAAGTTTCGGCTGTTAGCTTGCCAGTGCCATATTGTATTTCTTGGCTAAGGTGTTGCGTCTTTTGTTCAGGTAGCTGACTGCCTCCTGCTGAAGTTCATCTGCTCCCATCCAACCGTAGGCTCTTACCACTTTCTTGAAGTTAAACCAGTCGGTTGCACCCTTCTTCAGTTGTATCTTACCTTGAACCGCTCTTTCTACCATCATTTGGGTAAAGATGACCCAGGCTGAAATCTTTTTGAACTCTGTGCTTCCCTGGTGTTGTCTGAATTCGATTGTGCCATGGCGTCTGAAGCTCTGGCAATTCAGTTTGATGTAACGGTCTGGATAAATGCTATTGATGATTTCTTCAACGCTGTTGGCATTTTGTAATGCTTCCAGGTTTGTTCTGGGACTCTTGCAGTAGGTGTTGTTCATTCCCCTTCTGCTCTTGGCAACCAGTTCGTCAATGCTATCTTCAAACCTTGCATACATGCCGTAGATATTTTTGAAGGTTGTCAGGCTGAAGTCGTTGGCATCATGGTGAACGTGAATTCCACAGCTCTTGTTGACTTTAGCTCCTGCTGCTTCCAGTGCTTTACAGACAGTTTCCAGTTGCTTCAGTCCGTCGTGTCCTTGGAGTATTGGGCTGACAATTTCTAACCCTTCGTAGTCTACGCTTGCATCTGTGACTATCTTCCAATAAGATCTGGTTGTGTGGTTGTATCCCTCGACGTGGCAGTTGATACCGTATTCCCTAACCTTCGCTGCAACCTCTTGTGCTCCTGCTCCTCTTTGGTGGCTCTGTTTCAGGAAGAATTCAATCTCTACTCCGAAAGTCCTCTTAGTGTTGAAGCCAGTGTTCTTTTTCATTCTTGTTTCCTCCTTATTATTTGGTGGTGGGGAACTCTCTCTTCACTCTTATGTCCCCTTGGTTAATCTTATTATCACTGACTTGGCAGATTTTCACACATCGGTTTTAACCTGATTAACGTCGGTTTGGACTATCCTCTGCTGGTATGCTCTTAATTGCTCCCATTTTCAGACTTTTTGAAATTTCCTAAAATTTTTCTGAAATTTTAAGCACCTGAGAGAAAGTCAGGTCTTCCAGCCTGGGTGTGTCCTGTGGGTTTAACCCAAGCTCACTCATCAGCTCTGTAGCACGAACCCTGCCCACCCCTGGTATACTCTCCAGGAAGTATTGAACTCTCATCCTTGCCACCTCACTTTTCACTCTTCTGAGAACTAAAACCTCGGCTGGCTGCATTTCACCTGTGGACAGTTTCTTTCTGAAGTCAGCCTGCACCTGCCTGATATGTTGTCCTCTCAAAAGCAGTTCCTTACGTTGCCTACTCAACATTCTCGTTGCCTCCCTCTAATGGATTGTGACAAGTAGTATGTTCCACCATTCCCAATACCATTCCAGGCAAACCGATATTTTTAATGCCATACCTTCCCTCCAACCCAGAACTGCTTTCGTGAAAAAATTTCGTTCAACCTGAAAAAATTTTACCCCAACCTGGTTTCCAGCTTGCGACGAACCCTCGGTTTTAAAATGTCCATTTTACAGGCATTAGCCCAAAATCAAACCGACGTCAGTTTTGTGGATTAGCTTAAATCCTGTGGATTTAACTCAAATCCCACAACCTGTTTCAACCTGAAACAACCTGAAACAACCTGAAACAGGTTGAAAAGAAAACCCTCCTCTATTTAGAGAAGGGATTTTCCTTTAAAGTATGCTTTTATTCAATTCTTTGTCAGTTGCATTACGTATTGTAAGGGTAGTTAATCAGGTAAGTGCTGATACCTCCACCGCTGAACGGACAAATTTCTCCATTTTCGCAGGGTTGTCCAGTATGCCAGGGCTTTTCGGCTTTAATCAACAAATCTCAAATTATTTAGGTAAAGGTTGTCGCTTAGCCCAAGCCTTCAGTTCATCAAACACCTTCTGGATTAAAGCCTGATACATTTCCTCAGATAAAACGAACCGTAGCCACTTGGGTAGCAGGTGGTAGGTGTTGTTCTTTACCCAATTAAACTTGGTTTTACCTGAAATGAGAGCTAACCCTCTAGCCCGTTCTTCTGCTTGGAATATCATGGATGCAATTATCTTTTTGGCTTTACTGAAGTCATAGATAGCATAGATTGCAATTGCAACCACTACTACTACCAACCCCCACCAGGAATTAAGCCCTTGTAAAAACTCCATGTCTTCACCTCCTTCTATATTTTAATTAAATCGTTGACATTCATGGCTGCAGTAACTGCACTGCCAATCCCTATTACCACTCGGTCTCCACGGACTTCAATGACATCATACACTCTCTGATACACAAAGCTTGCCAGGTTGCCACCTGTGTAGGTTTTGGCTCCCTGCTTCACCCGAACCTTATCTCCTACCCGAATAGGCTCAGGTGCTTCAGCCTTGCCAGGTGTTACAGGTCTGCCTGCTCTGGTGGTGATATAAATGTCATAACCGTTGCTCTTCAAGTCGTTAGCCAGCCTGTCAGCATTACTCCGTACCCTGAATGCTCCAGTCTGTACTCGGTACAAGTCGTCATCACCTTGTACCATATAGGTGTCATAGCCATCAGCCTTCAACCTATGGTACATTCTGTCAGCATTAGCCTTAACTGCGAACGCTCCCACCTGGACACGGTACAGTACGTCGCTATCTTCGTCATCAGCCCCAGGTGCAATATACTTGACGCCTAGGATTTTACAAATTTCTTCGGCATGAACTTCTGCCAGTTTCTCAAGGTTATCCTCATTCTTAAGCCATGCTTCATCAATTGGGTTATCATGGAAGCCACTCTCAGCCAGGAACACATGGGGACAACCCACCGCCACAGCATTTCTGATTACTCCATAATAATCCAGGTCAGTTCTGCCAGGATACAACCTTGTCTTGGCTCCACGGTCTGGGTTATCCATTAACTTGGCAGAAGCAGCAGATATTGCTGCAGCATGCTGACGGTCTCCACTCCTCCTGACAGAGTAGTAAACCTCACAACCTCGTACTCGCCCATTGGCTGCATTACTGTGTTCACTGATGAACAAGTCGTACCCCCTTGCTGCCTCACCTCTCGCCTGCAGGCTTGGATTTTCGTTCTCCTTCCTGGTCAGGTCGGCTACAACACCACACCTCTCTAATGCTACCTTGAGACAGGTGGATACAATCCACATACCCCAATACTCATAGTAACCAGTTGGTCCACGGTTTGCATTCCCAGGTGCATGCCCTGGGTCAATCATTACCTTCTTGGTCATTGCCAATCCCCCTTTCATAGTTTATCTGAGAAACAACCCTATTAAAGTCACAATCTACCCGCCCACAGCTATACCCAAGAGTATCATTTCTCTGGTGTCGCTAAAGGCTTGCCTCCTTCCAGCTTTACCAGCCTTTAGTTTTGTTAAGTCTGACACAGTACACTCAACAATCTTGGTTAGCTTCTCCTGTGACTCCATAACATCATTGAGTGTTCTCCTCAAGTCGTTATATTTTCTCATCTCAAGCTGGGTTTCTCTCAAGTCATTTTTAAGGCTGTTAAGCATTTCAAACAAATCTTTGTTACTGTACCACTGAGTATCATCCTTTCTATCTGGCATCACACACTCTCCTCTCTGTTTGCGTCTGGTAGGTAGGTGAACAAGGTCATGTCCTCTTGCCCCAATGCCCACATACCTATGCCCTTAGCATTGTAGCCACGAATAATGTCTACAGTTCGGATGAACCCTTGGGCATCACCATTCCAAGCAACAGAGAACCCCTCTGCATCACCAACATATATTGACCGCAACCAGATACCTGCATCAACAAATTGAACTTCTATCTCCTTACTACCCTGCCAAGATTGAACGGTTGCCAGTGGTGAATGACGGTAGTCCAAATCCCATGGATAAGGCTCTAACTCTGTGCTCCTCACATTAAGCCCTGAGTACTCCAGGTAGCCATATTGGTCGTACCCCACGCTTCGTGGCACTTCTCCGAACGTATAAGTTTGCTCATCGATTTTGACTGCCAACTTCTCCATTGGCTCGTATCGGTCAGTGGTGTTTATAATCAGGTTGTAAAGTCTAACCTGCCCACCTTTAACATAAGCACCCCAAGCTCCCTGTTCTACGGGTGTGGGTAGTTGCATATCAAAGTACTGCCTGTTACCCACCACACCGATAAATCTGTTGTTGTGCACGGTTACTCTTATATCCACACTTGACCCTTGCAAACCTGCTAAAGCTGCACTCATTGGCTCTGTGGCTATCACCTGACCGTTATATATCAGCTTTACCGTGTTGTCTCGGTAGTCTACCAAAAACAAATACCCTTCATTGCTATTCCCTCTCTGACTTGCCAAGAACCTCATTCCTGCAGCTTGTTGTTGTCCTGTCTCAAAGAGCAACCTAACCTCCGCATGGATATTACACGAGAACCGCTTGTCTAAAATAAGCTGTCCGTTGCTGCAGGTTGCATACCCTGCAGGCTGGATAATCCACTCACCTGAACTAAACCCTACAGCACTCACCTGGCTGATACAAACCATCTGCTCTCCAGTCCAGTAAAGGTTTGGTCCACTTCCACTACTGTAGCTGGCTGGGTTTGCCCTCCTGTAATATGCTGTACGTGTCAAGTCGTTGTTCGGTATCTGCTGGTTGACATGTGGTGAGATATTGTCTTCCCAGATAATGACAGGTCTCGGCACTCTCCGTATCGTTTCAGCAGTTACCGTCAGCTCCTCTGGCAGAGAAGCCAGTCTCTTTTTTAGTACCTTTCCATCCACTTCGTCCCTCTCGTAAAACTGCTGAATGTTCGGTGTACAACGCATCACCCCTCCTAAGTTATTTTGGTCATAGCTCTGGCACACTATGAACCCGTATATGACAGCTTGGTTAGTGTTCCCCACCTCAATTGTATTCGTGCCAGAAAAATTCCATGAACCGCAGTCATAGAAATGACTGCCCAACACATAGAACGGATACCAGTCTTCCAGGTTTTCTCCTCCTATAGTGAAAGGAGAACTGTTTACAGTAATACCTATGGTATCAGCTCCGTATGTGGGGAAGCTAACCAAGGCTATCAGTCGGTAATTGCCTGTGGCATTAAACATATAGGTTATCTTTCCATCTTCTGAAAATATTGGCTCTTCTCCATCCCAACCAACCAAGGCTGGCACACATGCTTTCCGGTTTTCGTCATAAGCCCATTGACGGTTTCTTACTGTGTAGCCCTGGAAGGTGTGTTGCCCTAACCCCTCTTCATTCCTGGTAGCTTGCAAAGATAAGCTGGTTTCACCTGAACGAACACCTGATGTTAGAACCATCAGCACACCGCCAAAAACAGGTCTTTGTCTCTTGAAGTAACTGGTGATGAACCGCTCTTGGTTGTATGTGCCTCGGTTGATGTTCCTAACCGTCTCAATGTGTGGCTCTCTGAACATGTCATATACGTGCAAGTAACTCTTCTGGTAGTGGCTCTCGTCATCATGAGTACCACACCAAGGCAGGAATGGCTGGTTAACCCACCAGAATGAACCGTCTGGTCTCCTACTACCCTCGTTGTGTTTGAACAATCCGTTCTGCCACTGGATGAGCTGTTTGTAGGTTACAGTTGCTCCCCGTCCACCCTCAACGCTGATGTTCCAACGTCTGCCGTATGCTGCGTTACCTATGAATGTTCTGTCAGGTGGAAGGCTCTGGGCAACCCAGCTCATGACATTCTGTAGCCACCACACAGGTGTACTTGGTCCAGGTGCTGAACCTGCCCAGGCGAAGTCATAGGTCATCAACTGGTACTCGTCACAGTTGGCTTGAGCCATTATTGGGTAGCTGTGCCAACCGTAGTAGCTTGGGTTATTAACTCCAGTCATAGCATACAGGTTGACACGGTCTTCCAGTCCTAACGGTATGCAAACCTCTTGCTTAGTTCTTATCAACAGGTCTCTGTATTTCTCAGCATCACCCTCACGTGTGCCCACCTTCTCGAAGTCGGTCTCAATGCCTGCTATGGGATATCCTGCTGCAAGGTAAAGCTCGGCAATCTTGTACAACTGGTCAATATAGGTGTCTTGGCAACCATCTGTATTGTCCAACAATCGGTTAACCAGTGTGTCTCCAAAGGCTATCGTCTGTAAACTCCACTTGATGTTTGGGTATGTCTCCATCAGATATCTCAGTGATGTTGGAACCCAGGATTGTATTGCAGTGCCTGCACTGTTGAGCACGTTCAACCAAGTGGCTTTATAGTTGTATATAGTACCGTCGTTTGCTACTCCGAAGTCGTGCAACCCAATAGCATAAATTTTCTCATGATACAGCTCAATCGCTTGGAGGAAGCCCCTGCTATTGACGCCCCAGTTCATAGGTGCATTTGGGTCAATTGTCACCCACTCACCGTTTATCTTCTGTTTGTATTGGTCAAAGTTTGCACTGCTGGGTGCATGTAAGCTCCATGACAGGAATTTCATATCTTACCACCTCCCAACGTGTACTGAGTAAACTCCGCAACCCCTGTAAAGCCAATACCAGTATCTCTCATATATTGCACCTGGTCAACACCGCCCCAGGCATTGGAAATTTCTTGGCTCACCCTCTTGTAGAATTCAACCCTTATTCGGTACGAACCCACAGGCATTACCATGAAGGATTGCCTTGGAGTGGTCAAAATTTTGGTCTCTCCATTGACTTCCCCCACGTTGAAGTGTCTTATCCCCTGTGGTTGGGGAACGCCACCCACAGTGGCTGTACGTGTGCTGGTATGCAATTTAATCTCTGTACCTGCTGTAGCACCGCTCATATAAAATTCTTTAGTGTACCGCTTGTGCAGTGGGTGTTCTTCAAACAAACCCCAGTAAACCCTGTCCCAACTCTCTATCTGGGTGCCAAAATTAGTTGAAATCTTGAGTAAGTCGTAGTTATCCTTAGGATATATGGTTAAATCAAGCCCAGCCATCATTATAGGCTTGGAATAGTCTTCATGATAAACGTTAGGGATGACAATTACCTCATGTCCACGCCCTATAAAGTTGAAAAACCTGTTCTTAACGCCTTCATAGACTTCAGGTGGAAAGTTTTGATATTCGTCATTCCCTTGTGCTGTATCGTTCTCATTTATGGTACTTTCCACCAATTTCAAAATCTCTGATGTGTGGGGAATATAAGCAGTAACTTGAGCACCGCCCTGGAACATGATATCGGTTATGGTCAACTCCCCTTCAAAATTGTTGGCAACCACCCTCAATTCCATGCTCTCTATTCGTTTATCTTTGTTGGGCTGGAACACCTGCAAATATCTTACAAACTCTCCCATTTACATCACCCACTTTATCTCAGAAGGGTGTCCAGTCCATTCTGTGGATATGGTGCCACCCTGGAACATCAAGTCAGTAATATACAATGTCCCACTAAAATTCTTACCAACCAGTCGTATCTTGACTGACACAATTCTCTTGCCCCAGTCTGGTGTAACCACCTGTGCCTTTCTCCTAAACATAGTTACACCTCCTAAACCAATGGCAAGAACACAATCTCTGTGCTGCCATCATCATATTTAATCTCCACTTCAATGCCTATCTTTGCACCGCTTGCTGGTTGTACTGCAGTTACATCAGCCTCAAAACTCACTGCAAAGTTATCACGGTTGGAAGGGTAAACCTTCTGCTCCATCACCTTCTCCTGTGTTGGGTGTCCCACACATTTGAAACTAGCTGCACCTGTCTTCCCCCTGGTGGCATCTACTTCCCAGCCCAGGTTACTCCAGTGAGCAAAACCTTCGTCTGCTCGGCTGTTAATCAGATAGTTGAATACCATCAGCTCAAGCATCTCACTCCTGTCAACCGTGTCAGCTTGCTCCAGTTGTCTTGCCACGTCTCTTACCTGGTTAAGCAACATACTCAAGTCTGGAGACTTGGCACTTAATTCCAGGTCGGTATCCCATGGTTTAACAACATTATACTCCCACCTGACTATCCTGGTCTTGACGAATATACCAAGGTCTTTATCAAAGGTTGTAACCTTATCCCCCAGCCTGAACACTTCGTGGCTAAGTCCAGTCTGGAATGACAGGTCTGAAGCCTTAACAATATAACTCTCTCTCGGTCTGGATAACTCTTCTAAAATCTCTTCTGCCTTCTCCTTCAGGTGGAACGGATTAGTAAACCGCTCATCTTTGAAGGTTTTTACCCTTACCTTGTCAGTGTACTGATAATTCTCCAAGAATTCCACACCGTTGTTTACGTCTCGAATGGTCATCATATTCTTGCCGTAAGGGTAAATTTTGGTGATTAACTCCTCTGTACTTGACTCACTCTCCATACTCCTCATATTTTTGCCTGTTACTATGGCAACCCCTGGGTCACCACCTATCTGTTCTCTCAGGTGGACAACCTTGGTAAGAGTGTCAAACTCTATCTCTCCACCCCAAACTTCTGGAATATTCCACAAAGCACTCAGCCTGTTGGTTAACCCAGGCTCAAGCTCCAGGTTACGCTCTGTATCAATTTCAACGTCTCCAACACGCCAACCTGTGCCTGCCAAGATATCCGTCATTACCACCTTTGGAGTGGTTGCT containing:
- a CDS encoding amidoligase family protein translates to MKKNTGFNTKRTFGVEIEFFLKQSHQRGAGAQEVAAKVREYGINCHVEGYNHTTRSYWKIVTDASVDYEGLEIVSPILQGHDGLKQLETVCKALEAAGAKVNKSCGIHVHHDANDFSLTTFKNIYGMYARFEDSIDELVAKSRRGMNNTYCKSPRTNLEALQNANSVEEIINSIYPDRYIKLNCQSFRRHGTIEFRQHQGSTEFKKISAWVIFTQMMVERAVQGKIQLKKGATDWFNFKKVVRAYGWMGADELQQEAVSYLNKRRNTLAKKYNMALAS
- a CDS encoding DNA-binding protein is translated as MLSRQRKELLLRGQHIRQVQADFRKKLSTGEMQPAEVLVLRRVKSEVARMRVQYFLESIPGVGRVRATELMSELGLNPQDTPRLEDLTFSQVLKISEKF
- a CDS encoding N-acetylmuramoyl-L-alanine amidase, which produces MTKKVMIDPGHAPGNANRGPTGYYEYWGMWIVSTCLKVALERCGVVADLTRKENENPSLQARGEAARGYDLFISEHSNAANGRVRGCEVYYSVRRSGDRQHAAAISAASAKLMDNPDRGAKTRLYPGRTDLDYYGVIRNAVAVGCPHVFLAESGFHDNPIDEAWLKNEDNLEKLAEVHAEEICKILGVKYIAPGADDEDSDVLYRVQVGAFAVKANADRMYHRLKADGYDTYMVQGDDDLYRVQTGAFRVRSNADRLANDLKSNGYDIYITTRAGRPVTPGKAEAPEPIRVGDKVRVKQGAKTYTGGNLASFVYQRVYDVIEVRGDRVVIGIGSAVTAAMNVNDLIKI
- a CDS encoding glycosyl hydrolase family 18 protein, with the protein product MKFLSWSLHAPSSANFDQYKQKINGEWVTIDPNAPMNWGVNSRGFLQAIELYHEKIYAIGLHDFGVANDGTIYNYKATWLNVLNSAGTAIQSWVPTSLRYLMETYPNIKWSLQTIAFGDTLVNRLLDNTDGCQDTYIDQLYKIAELYLAAGYPIAGIETDFEKVGTREGDAEKYRDLLIRTKQEVCIPLGLEDRVNLYAMTGVNNPSYYGWHSYPIMAQANCDEYQLMTYDFAWAGSAPGPSTPVWWLQNVMSWVAQSLPPDRTFIGNAAYGRRWNISVEGGRGATVTYKQLIQWQNGLFKHNEGSRRPDGSFWWVNQPFLPWCGTHDDESHYQKSYLHVYDMFREPHIETVRNINRGTYNQERFITSYFKRQRPVFGGVLMVLTSGVRSGETSLSLQATRNEEGLGQHTFQGYTVRNRQWAYDENRKACVPALVGWDGEEPIFSEDGKITYMFNATGNYRLIALVSFPTYGADTIGITVNSSPFTIGGENLEDWYPFYVLGSHFYDCGSWNFSGTNTIEVGNTNQAVIYGFIVCQSYDQNNLGGVMRCTPNIQQFYERDEVDGKVLKKRLASLPEELTVTAETIRRVPRPVIIWEDNISPHVNQQIPNNDLTRTAYYRRANPASYSSGSGPNLYWTGEQMVCISQVSAVGFSSGEWIIQPAGYATCSNGQLILDKRFSCNIHAEVRLLFETGQQQAAGMRFLASQRGNSNEGYLFLVDYRDNTVKLIYNGQVIATEPMSAALAGLQGSSVDIRVTVHNNRFIGVVGNRQYFDMQLPTPVEQGAWGAYVKGGQVRLYNLIINTTDRYEPMEKLAVKIDEQTYTFGEVPRSVGYDQYGYLEYSGLNVRSTELEPYPWDLDYRHSPLATVQSWQGSKEIEVQFVDAGIWLRSIYVGDAEGFSVAWNGDAQGFIRTVDIIRGYNAKGIGMWALGQEDMTLFTYLPDANREESV
- a CDS encoding phage tail protein; the encoded protein is MARYNQLGTIRYNRLGVVRYNDRADIRPPVPTFYDRLAKARPVVLGEDRKVLAVLENATDIIIFEEINGEHTLTFVLPFKDDKRQYVKTENLIRVVDREYVIRRITTVRPEQGSINMEVYCEAVWYELKYMEPMVESEWVATTPKVVMTDILAGTGWRVGDVEIDTERNLELEPGLTNRLSALWNIPEVWGGEIEFDTLTKVVHLREQIGGDPGVAIVTGKNMRSMESESSTEELITKIYPYGKNMMTIRDVNNGVEFLENYQYTDKVRVKTFKDERFTNPFHLKEKAEEILEELSRPRESYIVKASDLSFQTGLSHEVFRLGDKVTTFDKDLGIFVKTRIVRWEYNVVKPWDTDLELSAKSPDLSMLLNQVRDVARQLEQADTVDRSEMLELMVFNYLINSRADEGFAHWSNLGWEVDATRGKTGAASFKCVGHPTQEKVMEQKVYPSNRDNFAVSFEADVTAVQPASGAKIGIEVEIKYDDGSTEIVFLPLV